The genome window cttcttcATATAGAGGATACTATCGCTCTCtatggtcatccaaaagtatctggCTCTCAAAATCATCTTAGCTAAGGTGAAGCCATCCATGTGAGGTCCACACGTCCCTGGATGTATTTCTTCTAGCAATCTGGTTGCTTCAGCAGCATCTACACATATTAACAAACCTAAGTCTGGGGCCCTCCTGTACAGGGCTTTCCCATTAAGGAAAAAGTGATTTGCTAGCCTTCTGAGTGCTCGCTTCTGACCATTGGTGGCATTCTCTGGTACTCTATTGTTTCAAGGAACCTTTTGATGTCGTAGTACCATGGCTTACCGTCTGGCTCTTAATCTAAATGGAAACAATATGCATACTGATCCCTAACCTCTATCTCAATAGGATCGATGTACTTCTTATCTGGATGTTGGATCATGGACAACAAAGCTGCGAGAGCGTCGGCAAACTCGTTATGGATCCTAGGAATGTGTTTGAACTGGATCTTTATGAACCTTTTACACAAATCTTTTAAGCAATGCAGGTATGGAAGGATCTTGACGTTCTTTGTagtccattctccttgaacttgaTGTATCAACAGATCAGAATCTCCAATGACCAGAAGCtctttgatgttcatgtcgactGTCATCCTAATCTCGGGGATGCATGCTTCATACTCGGCCATATTATTGGTGAAAGGGAAATTTATCTTTGCTGATGTCGGGTGATGCTATCCTGATTCTGAAATTAAAACTGCTCCAATTCCCATTCCTTTGAAATTTGTTGCTCCATCAAAGAACATTCTCCATCCTGGGTATGACTCTACAATATCTTCTCCCGCAAACAACACTTCTTCATCCGGAAAGTATGTAGTGAGATGCTCATAATCCTTGTCCACTAGATTCTCTGCAAGGTGGTCGGCTAAAGCTTATCCTTTGATGGCCTTCTACGTTGTGTAGACAATGTCGAACTTGCTGAAAAGAATCTACCATTTGGCCAATTTTCCTGTAGGAATTGGCTTTTGAAAGATATACTTGAGTGGATCGAGCCGGGATATTAGGTGTGTGGTGTATGCCAACATGTAGTGCCTCAATTTCTGGGTGATCCAAGTCAAAGTGCAGCAGGCACACTCTATTAGGGTGTATTTGGCTTCGTATGGTgtaaacttcttgctcaaatagtaGATAGGTTGTTCTTTACTCTCGGTCTCATTGTGTCATCCCAACATGCATTAAAATGCATTGTCCAAAATTGACAAATATAATAATAGTGGCTTCCCGGGATCGGGAGGAACCAACTCTGGTGGATTTGACAAGTACTCCTTGATCTTGTTGAAGTCTTTTTGACACTCTTCTATCCATTTCGTAGCAGCGTCTTTTTCAGCATCTTAAATATGGGCTCACAAATGACCGTAGACTGGGCTATGAATCTGCTGATGTAATATAACCTTCCAAGAAAACACATCACGTCCTTCTTGCTCTTAGGCTGTGGTAAGTCTTGAATGGATTTGATCTTTGAAGGATCCAATTATATCCTTTTCCTGCTTACAATGAAACCTAACAGTTTTCCAGTAGGGACTTTGAAtgcacattttgcaggattcaacttcaagctGTACCTCCGCAAGCATTCAAAAAACTTCTTCAGGTCATCCAAATGTTTTGCACTCTTTCGCGATTTGATGATGACGTTGTCCACATATTCCTCGATTTCCTTGTTGATCATGTCATGAAAgagggtcgtcatggccctcatataagtagCACAAGCATTTTTGAGGTCGAACGACATGACTGTGTAGCAATAAACTCCCCAAGATGTAGTTAACGTTGTCTTCTCTGCATCTTCTTCATGTATCAAAATTTGATAGTACCCGGCGAAATAATCCACAAATGACTGCAGCTCGTGCTTTGCACAATTTTCGATGAGGATATGAATGTTTGGTAAAGTTAAATCCTCCTTTGGATTGGCCTTGTTATGATCTCGATAATCCATACATATCCTGATCTTCCCATCCTACTTTGGCACCGGTATGATATTTTCCAACAATGTGGGATAATTGGTGACTCTCGCCACGTTTGCCTCTATCTACTTGGTCACTTCTTATTTTATCCTCAAACTCAAGTTTGGTTTGAACTTTCTGGCTTTTGTTTGACTGGCGGTCTGGCATGATCAGTAGGCAATCGATGTGAAACGATGTCGGTGCTCAATTCGGGCATGTCGTCATATGACCATGTGAATACGTCGATGTATTATCGGAGGAGCTTGACCAATTCTTCTTTTTGCTCTGCTTCTAAATGAATGTTGATTCCAGTTTCTTTCATTCCTTCCTTGCTTCCCAGGTTGACCACTTCTATCTCTTCAAGGTTAAGCTTTTTCTAGCTTTCCAACTATTCGATCTCTGGTGGGAGATTATCTGGCATCATGCTTTTGTCGTATTCCTCGTAGCCTGGATCGCTTTGCTCGAGAGTTTCATTACATGTCATAATTGTGAAACGCGGGTTTTTATCggttttgattactgaaaagaaaaactaagtaaAAATGAAGCGATAAATAAGTTTGCAATAATTTTAAGAAAgcaattctttttatttcatcaaagaaGAACGTTTAAGCGTTCAAGGATGCAATTGACAAAAGAGTGCAGGCACGGTTCAAGCCTCAATTCACCGTGCATTTATTTTCAAAAGGTTTATAATTCCACACTACCAAAACTCCCGGCGAACTTGAGATGGCTGGCGGTCCAATTCTGCAAGTCCTCTCCTGGTTCGGCATCCTGAATCGTCGGTGTCTTGATATCAACTTTGTCACAACATTCTTCGATCATCACGAAAAGCCTTACCATTCAGTCAATGATGTCATCCTCTAATGTTGAGCTCTGACCCATACCCGGAACACGCTCTAGCATAACATTTTTCTTCCCGAAGCCACTGGTATAAGTCTTTTCAATTGGAGGCTGATACCCTAAACCGGCTCTACCTTTTTGCCCCCTTGGCTCAATCGGATATGTTATCTCATTTGATCAGGCTCCCAGCCTAGTCCCTGGTCGGTATCCATACTTCATCATTTCTCTCATAGCCATATTTGATCTGTATGGTGACCACATACCCATATTCTGCTTAGTCTCCTTTATTTTTGTGGTTTGCATGATCTCGACCGCATGAAAAATAACCCCGTCTAATCCTTCTATGAATGGAACTGCATGTTCTAGATAAGTTGGCTGACTCCATTCGCCTTGAACTACAATCTCTTGACAACCCCATTCAAACTTCATACACTAATGGAGGGTGGACAGGACTACACCTATCATATGTATCCAAGGTCATCCCAGCAATATGTTGTATGAGGATGAGATGTCCATTACTTGGAAAAGTGTGGGAAACTCAACTGGTCTAATTTGTAGAGCTAAATAGATTTCCCCAATGATGTCCTTCTGCGACCTATCGAAAGCTCTTACCCTCACATGGCTTTCTTTCACTTCTCTCAGATGAATACCCAACTCTCATAGAGTAGAGAGCAGGCAGATATTTACTCTAGATCCTCCATCAACAAGTACTTGGGACACCACTTTATCTCTACACATCATTGTGTAACGGTCAAGTGATGTGTAAGGCTTTGTTGTGACCCACGCCTTCTACGGGAAGTTCATCTCTTAGAAAGGTAATCATGTTCACCTCGACCATCTTCCTGATGGTTGCTGCCAAAGCCTCGCTGGTAGTGTTGCTCGACATGCTCACTCCAGCTAACACTTTCATCAAAGCATCTTTATGACTGTCAGAACTCATCAGTAGATCCATGATCGATATATGTGCAGGCATTTTCTTCAATTGTTCCTCCATGGAGTATTCTTTAATTGACATCTTCTTCCAAAATTCTGCAGCCTCAGCATCTGTTATATTTCTCTTAGAAATCTGTTCCCTTCTTGGATTTCCTTGATTTATCTCCTCCGGTGTGTAACACCTCCATGGCCTGGTCATTCCATGAGCCGCTGCGGAATCCGTCATCTTGCCTTTCCCATTCTACTGATACGTCCACGGGACTTTCTTGTATTTCTGATCATCCTCATCCCTGATAGTGGCAGTGGACTGTTGCTGGTGTGTCTGGACCATCACTGGAGGTTTTAACTATACGGTGATCATCGGAGTTCTACGGGGTGGAACCCTTGCAGCCTCAGTGTTTCCTATTATGACGATGGTTCCTTCCAAATCATACTCTTCATCCAGGGTGATCATATTAGCCCCTTGATTCCAGTGGTTCGGCAGTGGGTTACGGTTCACATTGGGTGGAGTTGGAGTGCATTGAATGGCTCCACTTTGATCAGTAACTCAATTTCATTTTTTAGCCTGAAACAATCCTCGATATCATGCCCCGGTACGCCTGAGTGGTAGACGCATCATTTGGTTGCATTAGAGTATTTTGTAGGATGCTTAGGAATCCTTCCTTCTATCGTATGTATCAAGCCAGCTCTCCTCAACCTTTCAAATAATTGAGCCAAAGGTTCAGCAATCAGGGTGTAGTTTCTGGGACCTCTTTTTTCAAAATTTGGGCGAGGTCGGGGTGCATAGGTGGGTCGATGTTTATGTGTGGTAGTTTGAACTGGAGCGTATGGTCGTGGTTGATTTAGACTTGTATTGGTGTGAGGTGGGTTATATTGAGGTTGGGGATTGTAGTATGGTTTTGTGTTGTATactggagcataataggagggtGTGGGGAATGGGTGATCGGAGAGTAAAAGTTGCCTCCATGGTGTGGATTGGACTAGTAATAGGGAACGATTGCTGAtacttcttcctttttcttctttgcgTTTCCTATCAAACCGGATTGAATTGCTTTGCTAGTGCTTGCAATGCGGACATAGATTGTATCTTGCCGAGTTGGATGCCTTCCTCTAAAAAGTCTCTCGTCTTAACAAGTTCGGGGAACTTCTGCCCCATCATGCCCATCATTTTTTAAAAGTAGATTCCTTCCTGAGCCTTGATGAAGTATTTAGTCAACTCATTGCCCTCTAATGAGGGTTGCGCTCTGGTAGCCTCCGACCTCCATCGACGTGCATATTCTTGAAATGATTCTGACGGCTTCTTCTACAAGTTTACCAGTGCTAACCTATTAGGAATAATTTTTGTGTTGAACCGGAAATGGTTCATAAAATCTTCTGCCATATCTTGCCATTCCCTCCAGTTTCTGGGATCATGGCGGGTGTACCAAGTGAGTTCCTCTCCTGCCAAACTCCTTATGAATAGCTTCATCCTCAACTTTTGGTTCCTTCCTACTCCAACCAGCTTATCATAGTAGGCTCTTAAATGTGCATGGGGATCACCTGTCCCATCAAAGATGTCAATTTTCTGAGGCTTGTACCCCACTTGCATGTCTACATCAGGGTGTATGCACAGGTCCTCGTAATCTAGACTTTTTCTCCCTTGAGCGACCTGAAGGTTCTTCATTTGTTCCCCCAAAGCCCGCAATCGTTCGGATACCGACTTTTCCTCTTTATACCTTGCATCCCTTTCCATTTCAGCATACTGATCAACTTCATAAGGAAACTTGACCGTGACGGGCGTTGTGAATGTGGTTTCTGTAGCGGTATGTGCCGCAGGTATGTGCAGGTTTTGATTGTTGGTAAAGATAACGCCGTCGCGAGGAGGGGTATAAACTGTGTTGATAGCAACTAGTGGGTTTTGCAATGTCTGAACATAATTTGGTACATAAGGGGTGTGTATATGAGGGTTTGGTGGGTTTGCAGGGGTTACTTGGGGTATAATTTGGGTTGTAGGGACTGAAGTCGGGGTATTGTTTTCTTGGTGAGTAGTTTAAGGAAAGTGATCGGGGATTGAATCTAGAGCAGAAAAATGGGGTGGTTGTGGGAGCGTCGTCACGGCTAGATACGCCAGCTCCCAAATGTGTTGTACTTCCTCCCTTAACGATTCCATCTCTTGTGACATCCTAGCAACATGTTCGTCATTTTGAGTATCATTATTTTCTACAGATTGCCTTAGGCTATCAGCTACTACCAAAGCGTGTCCAGTCGGATCATATGTGGCAGACATCTTCCCTTTTGATCTCAAGTTGTACGGTGGTTCAGCCAGTTTTTTGGGTCAACACAAACCAACCTCTGTTTCGGGGGATAATATTAAAGTAATGCAAgaagagaaaggaaaaagaagaataTAAGTCAGTTTCACTATTTGCACAAATATGAGCACATAGAGCAGTTTTTCACGTATTCAAGTAAGCGCGTTTCCTAATATGCGAGGGACCTCTCTTTGCCGGAGGTGGGCCTACATTGCAATTATTTGACAAACAATTAGATTTGGCACATTCAGATCCTAAGCAAAATTTGAGTTTtcattaataatatttggatTGTAATAGGCGGGAGAAAGGTTTACAACATTGATTTTCAAACATTCATAAGATTACATAGGCTTACATCTTTGGCCCCTAGGGAAATGAAAGGGTACAAGATAAAAGGTGTGGCTAAGGAAAGGAAGGGAGAAATCAACCAGCCGCTAGTAGCATCCCCGGAACCATCTCCTATAGCTTCTTCCTTTTCTGGTTCCTCCTCTGGGTCTTCTTCAAATTCTTTCTCTTCATCATCATTGAACTCGGGCTCTTCTTTCGGATCTTCTTCTGGTTCTATCTCAGATTCAATTTGTATACCTTGATCACCCGATCATCATCCTCTGGAGGTGGCAGCATATGGTCAACTGATCCAGGGACCACTTGACGGTGCATGGAGTTAGTCACAAGGTAGTGCGGCAAAATCTCATGATAGATTTGTAAGGACGCCATTGCATCTTCAAGCCATGTTATTCCTTCTTTGCTTGGTCGGGCCAGCTCTTCCTCTTCATTGATCCATAcataatattctagagtgcaccatgaATTCTGACCCATTGGCATCATAATTAAATCAGTCCACTCTTCCTGAAGTCTTCTTATCGTTGGTATCGGGGCCTTCCCATTATACCCGTCTTTATTATAGAGCCGTCCTCGTCCATAGATGTACATTCTGAATCAAACCAAATTGCTTGAGAACTCATAGGGGTGCATACGGCTGAATGTCTTTGAGTCATATCAGCTCAATGAAATACTTATAGGGAGTCCTTAGAATTTCCCTGCCACTTAGCCACGAAAGTTTCCAGTTTATCCATTCTCCACTCAAGTTGGTTAGCATCTCTCTTCATTCTTCCTGTCCGTGCGAGGAGACCCAATGCCTCTTTCTCTCATTATGACTCTGAATCATATTGCTAACACCCATAAAGTAATCAATCATGGCCTCTCATTGAAAGAAGTGTTACGTGGCCCATATTTGGAGTAACAAGTTGCAACCTTTGAAGAAATTGTACCTCCAGGAACATGCAGATAATGCTTGAAAATTTTGCCAATACCATAAGCACCAAGGTGGCTTGGAGGTTGCCCCAAAATGTTGCCAAGACCACAAGCAGCAAGTTGATGTTGATCCGTCCTCTCCTTTGTGGGAAAATTAGCAACCCTAGCAGTGCCAAGGAGAAGATTATAGGTCGGAGAATTTTCCAGGTTGCCTAATCACATTTAAACTCTCCCAAGTACCATTCGTAGCTTTCTCGATGTCCAAATATGTTTAACAATTGGTCTATTCTTACTCATCCATCTTTAATGTTCCTCAAACTTCAACTTCTTGCCAGACCCAAAGCATCGAGAAACCTGTAGCCGGGCATGGTAACCAGTAGTATCGGCTTTCTTCCAGTAAATGGAAGCTCAGTGAAGATGGTAACTTCTTCCAATGTTGGCACCAATTCACAGTCATAGAACTTGAAAACCACTTTGGCCGGATCCCAGAATTCTATCGGCAAACGGGTAAGCACCATGACAGCCCGAAAGTTCAGCAAGGAAGTCAATGCTCCTAGATGCGTCCTTATTTCATCCCCATGCTCTCGGCAAATATTCTTCCACCATTGCTTTAGTTTGTGCGGTGCTCCCATGACCATACTGATTTCGGGGATGTTCTAGTTGATTTCCATTTCTGAAGagggtagaaaaaatattttgataagTTTTTTGCTCTGGATCTTTAGTGTCTCATCATGATTGGTTGGTCATTCCACAAAAGTCATGTTGTTGGGTGCATGACTCGTTGAcattagggtggctttcctaattgtgttTTGATGCCAAGGatcgactcacctaaggtttatgcagtatgacctatGTTTTCTAGAGTAGAGTATTTCCAATTTTTGAGTTGGACTTAATAATGCGAGAAGTTATGTTAGTTGACCTGACAAGGCCATTATCTGAAACAAAAGAATTTTTAAAGAAGGTTCAGAGGGGTGTGAAAGACAACCCTCGTGTGCTATTGTGTGTAATAGTGTACGACCAAGACTCGATAGAAAAGAGTATGATGACAGTATTTATAAAGCGGTAACAGATAGTGGGATGTTAGTATTAACATTAAAACAAGCAGATAAGTACATAATGAACAAGTAAGGCAGGTAAGCACATATTTCCAAATTAAGCACAGTTAAAGTAGTATGTAACCATTCCTAAATTCCAAGtctagtctaagtctgctaaggtcagaacctaagtgtatTCCCCAGTAGAGTCACCATGTTGTTGCACCATATTTTGTACgagtcaaaataagattcaactaTTGATTTACCCGTTGATGATAAAAGAGAATCGCCACCTAacatttaaaggtatactagggtacctatttaattattaTGATCGTCATCCTATTGGTCTGCTAAccagtgagatttgggtaagggttcttgttcttctaagggtaAGGTGTTAGAAACCCCCTAGAATCTACCTAAGATAAttccataggatttagactagGTTCGGACAATTAAATGTCTATATTCTACTCGGTTAGTACTTACAATGTATAGCTTACTCTATGTCATATTTAAAACTTGTCATTTTTGAAAGGGAGATAGTATATGTACTTTGAAAAGAGAGTATAGGTTTCGCTTGTGAAAGTCCTTTTAAAAATGTATACATAATTGAAATAGCTTTGGAAATGTATTTATAAGGTCTACACTTGTAAACATGGCTAGGTTTAAAAATACTTTAGCCTTGAAAATAAAATGGATATATCTTTAACTTTAGTAAAATAAGGATATTTGAAGAAGTAGGTTTTAGATATACCTTAAGACCAATTTCAAATCTTGTATCCATGTTTTATAAGAATATCATTTTAAGTATCCTTGACTGCGACTgtgttttgttttttgttttggaAAACATGTCTTGGAAATCATTTTTTCGATTCTGGTTTTTAAAGAAGGGAAGTCATTTGCTTTTCAAATCTGCCTTGATCTACAAAGAGTTTCACGGAAAAAATGGTTAGTATAAGCAAAAGTAAAACTATATGGCATAAGCAATTGAATATGTTAAATTGTTTAACTAAGGTAAGAAATAACAATTCCTTTTAATTTTACCTATGGTTTTAGCTTGCCTAGGTTTCTAAGGTAATTCAAAGATAATAAATAAAGAGAAAGAGCATTAACTAAACATTATCACTGTTATATACATACAAGGCAACAACGAATTATGTAAAGCAATAAAGGAAAAGGAACTGGAGTCAGGGTTTTGGGCCTGAAGAATGTTAGGCCTAGCAACAGCGAACAGCAGCAGCAGCTTTAGGTGACTCCAAGCTCAGGCTAAGAGTTTGGGCATGAGTTCTTTGAGAACTCGGCAAGCCCAACTCAGatttatgcaaaaaaaaaaaagaaaaagaaaaggagaaggtCATTAGATACACGGCCCGGTTCAACATTTTAACACAATAATACCAATCTAGATCCAAGATAAAACTGCAACAATTATCAATAGTTAGGGGTGCAAATTAATGTGTAGTCACACAGAATAAAGTAATTTACAGTGAGACCTTTATTTCCATTAAAACACCAAACCTATAGAGATTAGCAAATTCCAGTAGATTAAGGGCTTAAGGTAAAATTTCGTTCATGGCCAAGATACCCTTTGTATCTCTATcacttcaaagttcacaagggCCTTAAGGAACCCGAGCAGTGCATATGTCAGGGATAATATCTCAACCAAAAACTAAACTCTACTCTAAAATACCCCTAACTACTCACACCTGCTCTTCCCTATAGATTTAAGTGCTAATGAGGCACTCAATGTAAATTTCAATACAACAGTAATGACAACACATAAGGAGATCCACATTTCTTGGAAATAACTGTTCATAACACTAAAATATTATCAAACAGATCAAGATTTGCGCACAAGCATATAATATAATGTCATATACTTTTATCAAGCTTGCGAGTACTCAACAGAATCAATTATAGGTGCTAGTAAGCAATGAGTGACACCAACATGCTAATACAAGGACCCATAATAGGTAAGTCATGTAGTTCATAGGAGATGTTCATGTGTATTACCCTCACTAATATTATTGGCAGGTTATCATTAGTTGTAATCATGTTCTCCATAATAGATATGCTAAATGGATATTTACACGCAGACTAGCACTCTAGTTCTCACTAAATGCAAGGTTAACAGTTCACTTCAGGGTTCCTAAAGACAAGGGGGTGGGCAAATGCCTGACCTCTAAAGAGATCTTTTACTCCATCTAGGTTGGTTTGAATATACAGTCATACACTCAAACAGGGTAGGCAAACATAAAAAGGGCTCTCTTATGTCTATGGGTATACTATAGTAACTTAGCAGGTTTCAATGacatggaagtatagtatcaaaCATGGTATACAAACAGCAGTTCCCTTCTGAAACAGGGATGTGTATAGAACTTCCAATAGATGGTATTAAGATATGTACATGTCACATTCTAACCAGACCAAAATATTATAACATGATTGAGCACCAAAAAACATGGGATTAGACTATCATTATAGTGGTCCAGAATAATGAAAGCGTTACACTAGGTAAGTATGGTTCAATTTCCCTTATGAGAACATAGGCATGAGTATGAGAGCACAATCATTGGCAAAAGTATGTTTTAGGATAAGTATTAGTGCAAGACCCTTAGAATATATACAGACACACGCATGAGATATTCCTAAAGAGAGAAGGGCTACAACATGTTAGATTatcaaagagcatagcatcaTATCAACATGATAACCACAGGGGTTTGGAACAATAGATTGTTTCTCATTAAGTATACACTGCTCTAATAGCAGGATAGTGAGTCCACTTACATAGATTTAGTAGATTAGTCCTAACATGATGAAGTTCTAGTTTAACATGACCAATTCAAGAGATGATACACAAATACAACAACTAAATTTCTTAATCAAATTATGTTTCTTAACTAGATTCTAGATGATCAATTTAAACATGCTTGGTCTAGGTTAACAATAACAGTCAAAGTTCATGTAAGATTAGTTGAAGTAATTCATTAGAACTTAGTTTAATTATATTCACATGCATAATCATACAGTGGAGCTCACATATTTGATCAAACAGTCATGAAGGCTAGAGAAATTCATTACAATTTTCTTTCAAAAGCTATAGAATTACAGAAAATG of Nicotiana tomentosiformis chromosome 7, ASM39032v3, whole genome shotgun sequence contains these proteins:
- the LOC138896053 gene encoding uncharacterized protein yields the protein MAEYEACIPEIRMTVDMNIKELLVIGDSDLLIHQVQGEWTTKNVKILPYLHCLKDLCKRFIKIQFKHIPRIHNEFADALAALLSMIQHPDKKYIDPIEIEVRDQVPENATNGQKRALRRLANHFFLNGKALYRRAPDLGLLICVDAAEATRLLEEIHPGTCGPHMDGFTLAKMILRARYFWMTIESDSILYMKKCHQCQIQEDFIQVPPNELSVIGLPWPFASWGMDVIGPIETVASNGHHFILVAIDYFTK